From one Nonomuraea polychroma genomic stretch:
- a CDS encoding sugar ABC transporter ATP-binding protein has protein sequence MPNHRPDRPGSATVPEPLVRIRGLRKHFGGIHALRGVDLDLHGGDILALLGANGAGKSTLIKILAGIHRADGGEVVVAGHPLGSQAASVSMAFIHQDLGLVEWMSVAENIALGAGYARRGGLISWRAVRRRGTDALRAIASHLDPDLRIAQLTRAERSLVAIARALATDATILVFDEPTASLPAADCVVLFDVLRTLRDRGHGILYVTHRIDEVYQIAGSVAVLRDGRVVSRGPLAGRRPADLVRDIVGRESRVFRHRLRRPGEVLLRVDGMRAGQAGPVGFELRAGEVLGLVGLAGAGHVDIGRALAGACPVLSGRVHLAGRPYRPGSVSAAVGAGVSLVSGNRQEEAAAPELSVRENLLANPATRGRSPLSPAGARRERAETTAVIRRLQVRPADTEAPFAALSGGNQQKILLGRWLEVHRRLLILEEPTAGVDVGAKPEIYRLLGEALAAGLAALLVSADFEEVVNMCDRALVFTHGTVTAELSGDGLTVAALTHAATAPPAGRRADRC, from the coding sequence ATGCCGAATCACCGTCCGGACAGGCCGGGATCAGCGACGGTCCCGGAGCCGCTCGTCCGGATCCGGGGACTCCGCAAGCACTTCGGCGGCATCCACGCGCTGCGTGGGGTGGATCTCGACCTCCACGGCGGCGACATCCTCGCCCTGCTCGGCGCGAACGGGGCCGGCAAGTCGACGTTGATCAAGATCTTGGCCGGGATCCATCGCGCCGACGGGGGAGAGGTCGTCGTGGCCGGCCACCCCCTGGGAAGTCAGGCAGCTTCCGTCAGCATGGCCTTCATCCACCAGGACCTCGGCCTCGTGGAATGGATGAGCGTCGCGGAGAACATCGCCCTCGGCGCCGGATACGCCCGGCGCGGCGGCCTCATCTCCTGGCGCGCGGTGCGGCGGCGCGGCACGGACGCCCTGCGGGCCATCGCCTCTCACCTCGACCCTGACCTGCGGATCGCGCAGCTGACGCGGGCCGAGCGCTCCCTCGTGGCCATCGCCCGCGCGCTGGCCACCGACGCGACGATCCTCGTGTTCGACGAGCCGACCGCCTCCCTGCCCGCCGCCGACTGCGTCGTCCTGTTCGACGTGCTGCGTACGCTCCGCGATCGCGGCCACGGGATCCTGTACGTCACCCACCGGATCGACGAGGTCTACCAGATCGCCGGCAGCGTCGCCGTCCTCCGCGACGGACGCGTCGTCAGCCGCGGACCGCTCGCCGGCCGCCGGCCGGCCGATCTCGTACGCGACATCGTCGGCCGGGAGAGCAGGGTCTTCCGGCACCGGCTCCGCCGGCCAGGAGAGGTCCTGCTGCGCGTGGACGGCATGCGTGCCGGGCAGGCGGGACCGGTCGGGTTCGAGCTGCGCGCGGGCGAGGTGCTCGGCCTGGTCGGGCTCGCGGGCGCCGGGCACGTGGACATCGGGCGCGCGCTGGCCGGGGCGTGTCCCGTCCTGTCGGGCCGCGTGCACCTGGCCGGGCGGCCGTACCGGCCGGGCTCGGTGTCGGCCGCCGTCGGCGCGGGCGTCAGCCTCGTGAGCGGCAACAGGCAGGAGGAAGCCGCCGCCCCGGAGCTGAGCGTACGGGAGAACCTCCTGGCCAACCCCGCGACGCGCGGCCGATCGCCGCTGAGCCCGGCGGGGGCGCGGCGGGAGCGGGCCGAGACGACGGCGGTCATCAGGCGCCTGCAGGTCCGCCCCGCCGACACCGAGGCGCCTTTCGCCGCGCTGTCGGGCGGGAACCAGCAGAAGATCCTGCTCGGGCGCTGGCTCGAGGTCCACCGCCGTCTCCTGATTCTCGAGGAGCCCACGGCCGGCGTCGACGTCGGCGCCAAGCCCGAGATCTACCGGCTGCTCGGCGAGGCGCTGGCGGCCGGGCTGGCCGCCCTGCTCGTCTCCGCGGACTTCGAGGAAGTCGTGAACATGTGCGACCGCGCGCTCGTGTTCACGCACGGCACGGTGACCGCCGAGCTCAGCGGCGACGGCCTCACCGTCGCCGCCCTCACCCACGCGGCCACGGCCCCGCCCGCCGGCCGCCGGGCGGACCGTTGCTG
- a CDS encoding ATP-binding protein has translation MGATTRAGNLPLELTSFVGRRRELAEGKRLLSAGRMLTLVGVGGVGKTRLAGRIAAEMSREFEDGAWLIDLAPLGAGELLAETVAALVVGCPYPNMESLTAYLRDKQTLLLLDNCEHLLAQCAALAGDLLSTAPGLRILATSRQALNLPGEQVLEIAPFTVPEPAEASMEDVLHNEAVRLFEDRASSVVPEFKVNDANILAVARLCRRLDGIPLAIELAAARMLILSAEQILERLDDRFRLLTTGPTTAPSRQKTLRALLDWSYDLCSDQEQALWGRLSVFSGGSDLEAIEQVCSDGIARESVPDLVAQLVGKSIVLRRGQGSAIRFEMLDTLRQYGRERLVASGEDKALRLRHRDWCRDLAARAEAEWFGDRQMEWLGRLAREQGNVRAALEFCLNEPGEAWAALEIAAAMWSHRLSWSSPSEGHHWLERALAKEPGAGPVRAKALWVDAWLVLLRGEPEAAKPLLEECRTLAERLGDEAQLAGALHITGFSALLAGDFDRAFSLLEEALARRRVLGHRGHEWVVLFQLAMTAVLMDDPRSAKLCEEVLEKATRANAEWSVSYALWVTALERWRRGALRDAVTMMRDAVRLKLRCNDHLGLAQCIEGLAWVLADDGQYEQAAQMLGGAQVVWRSIGTSLSGLGHLAGAHDRCEATLRRHLKDDRFEAAFGRGSALTVDQAAAYALDERPARQPESDVLSVLTRREREIAEYVAKGLTNKEIADALVIAPRTAECHVENILRKLNFTSRSQIVKTWESRRSDQE, from the coding sequence GCCGCGGAGATGTCACGCGAGTTCGAGGACGGGGCCTGGCTGATAGACCTGGCGCCGCTGGGGGCAGGAGAGCTTCTCGCCGAAACGGTCGCCGCCCTCGTCGTCGGATGCCCTTATCCGAACATGGAGTCGCTGACCGCGTACCTGCGGGACAAGCAGACGCTGCTGCTGCTGGACAACTGTGAGCACCTCCTTGCCCAGTGCGCGGCACTGGCCGGCGACCTGCTGTCCACGGCGCCCGGGCTGCGCATCCTGGCGACCAGCCGGCAGGCGCTGAACCTCCCGGGTGAGCAGGTGCTGGAGATCGCGCCGTTCACGGTCCCGGAGCCGGCCGAGGCGTCCATGGAGGACGTCCTGCACAACGAGGCGGTGCGGCTGTTCGAGGACCGTGCCTCGTCCGTCGTGCCCGAGTTCAAGGTCAACGACGCCAACATCCTGGCGGTGGCGCGGCTGTGCCGGCGGCTGGACGGCATCCCCCTGGCGATCGAGCTCGCGGCGGCGCGCATGCTGATTCTCTCCGCTGAGCAGATCCTCGAGCGCCTCGACGACCGATTCCGGCTGCTGACGACCGGGCCCACCACCGCGCCGTCACGGCAGAAGACGCTGCGAGCGCTGCTCGACTGGAGCTATGACCTGTGCTCCGATCAGGAGCAGGCGCTGTGGGGGCGGTTGTCGGTCTTCTCCGGCGGTAGCGACCTGGAGGCGATCGAGCAGGTGTGCTCGGACGGCATCGCCAGGGAAAGCGTGCCGGACCTGGTGGCCCAGCTGGTGGGCAAGTCGATCGTGCTGCGCCGCGGGCAGGGCTCCGCCATACGTTTCGAGATGCTGGACACGCTGCGCCAGTACGGACGGGAGCGGCTGGTCGCCTCCGGCGAGGACAAGGCCCTGCGGCTGCGGCATCGCGACTGGTGCCGCGACCTCGCGGCGCGGGCCGAGGCGGAATGGTTCGGCGACCGTCAGATGGAATGGCTCGGCCGCCTCGCCCGGGAACAGGGGAACGTCCGGGCCGCGCTGGAGTTCTGCCTGAACGAGCCCGGTGAGGCCTGGGCCGCGCTCGAGATCGCCGCCGCGATGTGGAGTCACCGGCTTTCGTGGAGCTCCCCGAGCGAAGGACACCATTGGCTGGAGCGGGCGCTCGCCAAGGAGCCCGGCGCCGGGCCGGTCCGGGCCAAGGCCCTGTGGGTCGACGCGTGGCTCGTGCTGCTCCGCGGCGAGCCGGAAGCGGCGAAGCCGTTGCTGGAGGAGTGCCGGACGCTGGCGGAGCGGCTCGGCGACGAGGCCCAGCTCGCCGGCGCCCTTCACATCACGGGCTTTTCCGCGTTGCTGGCCGGAGACTTCGACCGAGCCTTCTCCCTGCTGGAAGAGGCCCTGGCCCGGCGTCGCGTCCTCGGCCATCGGGGGCATGAGTGGGTCGTGCTCTTCCAGCTCGCCATGACGGCCGTCCTCATGGACGACCCACGTTCGGCGAAGTTGTGCGAGGAGGTGCTGGAGAAGGCCACACGCGCGAACGCCGAATGGTCGGTGTCCTACGCCTTGTGGGTCACGGCTCTGGAGCGGTGGCGGCGGGGCGCTCTCCGGGACGCCGTGACCATGATGCGTGACGCCGTGCGGCTCAAGCTGCGCTGCAACGACCATCTGGGCCTGGCCCAGTGCATCGAGGGGCTGGCCTGGGTCCTGGCCGACGACGGGCAGTACGAACAGGCCGCCCAGATGCTGGGCGGCGCCCAGGTGGTCTGGCGGTCGATCGGGACGTCACTGTCCGGTCTGGGGCACCTGGCCGGCGCACACGACCGGTGCGAGGCCACCCTCCGGCGGCACCTGAAAGACGATCGGTTCGAGGCGGCCTTCGGCCGCGGATCGGCGCTCACCGTCGACCAGGCCGCCGCCTACGCGCTGGACGAACGGCCCGCCCGGCAACCCGAATCCGACGTGTTGTCCGTCCTCACCCGCAGGGAGCGGGAGATCGCCGAGTACGTCGCGAAGGGCTTGACCAACAAGGAGATCGCCGACGCTCTGGTCATCGCGCCACGCACCGCGGAGTGCCATGTCGAGAACATCCTCCGCAAGCTCAACTTCACGTCCAGGTCCCAGATCGTCAAAACCTGGGAATCGCGCCGCTCCGACCAGGAGTGA